One Brevibacillus choshinensis genomic window carries:
- a CDS encoding N-acetyldiaminopimelate deacetylase: MSVSTFVQIRRDLHQIPEPGFQEVKTQQYLLRYLETLPSERLQVQTWRTGILVRVPGTDPKRTIAWRTDMDGLPIAEETSYPFRSLHEGFMHACGHDMHMAIALGLLTHFVEHPIADDLLFLFQPAEEGPGGALPMMESEAFAAWRPDCIFALHIAPEYPVGHIATKPGILFANTSELFVDLVGKGGHAAFPHQSNDMVVAGSHLVTQLQSIVARNIDPLDSAVITIGKIEGGTKQNIIAERARLEGTIRTFSMESMARVKSRIEALVKGVEAGFECTATIDYGCGYCQVYNEEALTEDFMAWVDEECPEVTLIHCKEAMTGEDFGYFLSEIPGFLFWLGVNTPYGLHHSKIEPNEDAIEVAIKVVSGYFTKLSER, from the coding sequence ATGAGCGTTTCCACGTTTGTGCAAATACGCAGAGATCTCCATCAAATTCCGGAACCCGGCTTTCAGGAAGTAAAGACGCAACAGTACCTTCTGCGTTATCTGGAGACGCTCCCTTCTGAGCGACTCCAGGTTCAAACGTGGCGCACGGGAATTCTCGTCCGCGTTCCAGGGACCGATCCAAAACGAACAATCGCCTGGCGCACGGACATGGATGGTCTCCCGATCGCAGAGGAGACGTCCTATCCTTTCCGTTCCTTGCACGAAGGCTTCATGCATGCGTGTGGACATGACATGCACATGGCAATCGCGCTCGGGCTCCTGACTCATTTTGTGGAGCATCCGATTGCCGATGACTTGTTGTTTCTGTTTCAACCTGCCGAAGAAGGACCGGGTGGGGCTTTGCCAATGATGGAAAGCGAAGCGTTTGCCGCGTGGCGTCCTGATTGCATCTTTGCCCTGCACATCGCACCGGAGTATCCTGTCGGTCACATTGCTACCAAGCCCGGCATTCTTTTTGCCAACACTTCGGAATTGTTTGTGGATCTGGTCGGAAAAGGGGGCCATGCTGCATTTCCCCATCAATCCAACGACATGGTCGTCGCAGGCAGCCACTTGGTGACCCAGCTTCAATCCATTGTCGCGAGGAATATCGACCCACTGGATTCCGCAGTCATCACGATTGGCAAAATCGAAGGTGGAACCAAGCAAAACATCATCGCCGAGCGTGCTCGTCTCGAAGGAACCATCCGCACGTTTTCCATGGAATCGATGGCACGGGTGAAAAGTCGCATCGAGGCCTTGGTCAAAGGGGTAGAGGCTGGCTTTGAATGCACGGCCACGATCGATTACGGCTGTGGATACTGCCAGGTGTACAACGAAGAGGCACTGACAGAGGATTTCATGGCATGGGTGGACGAGGAATGCCCGGAGGTTACCCTCATTCATTGCAAGGAAGCGATGACGGGAGAGGATTTTGGCTATTTCCTCAGCGAGATTCCCGGATTTTTGTTTTGGCTGGGAGTCAATACGCCGTACGGATTGCATCACTCGAAAATCGAGCCGAACGAAGACGCGATCGAAGTTGCGATCAAGGTCGTCAGCGGTTACTTCACGAAATTGTCGGAGCGTTGA
- a CDS encoding aspartate aminotransferase family protein, translating to MDWRSLDEQYIVSTYKRLPIAIAKGEGNYLYDTNGKSYLDLFTGLAVNVLGHSHPRILKALHEQGEQFLHISNVFLNQPAIRLAQRLVEQTITGKVFFTNSGAEATEAAIKLIHKWTKAEGAGREGIVVLRNSFHGRTLGAVRLTRQAHVYQDFPQPAFPVYELDAEDSEGLRAICQSAKPAAVLMEPVLGSGGVVPLTEAFLREVEAVCQEEGMLFAMDEIQTGMGRTGKLFAYQHAGVSPDLILFAKGVGGGLPLGGVIAGTKLMNQFKPGDHGTTFAPSPLSAALGNAVLDELLEPGFAAGVNEVIEYLWAGLEALRARMPEQLQALRGKGMMVGIPLSVTPDETSRLQSELLAEGILVDVTQKTIVRLLPPLTLTKGDVDRFLEVFTRQLTAAISAKEAL from the coding sequence ATGGACTGGCGCTCGCTTGATGAACAATACATCGTTTCCACATACAAACGGTTGCCGATTGCCATTGCCAAAGGGGAAGGCAACTACTTGTACGACACGAATGGCAAAAGCTACCTCGATCTGTTTACCGGACTCGCAGTCAATGTGCTGGGACATTCGCATCCGCGTATTCTGAAGGCCCTGCATGAGCAAGGTGAGCAGTTTCTGCACATCTCCAATGTGTTTCTCAACCAGCCTGCCATTCGTTTGGCACAGCGGTTGGTTGAACAGACCATTACGGGAAAAGTGTTTTTCACCAATTCCGGTGCTGAGGCGACGGAGGCGGCGATCAAGCTGATTCACAAGTGGACAAAAGCGGAAGGTGCGGGCCGCGAGGGTATCGTCGTTCTGCGCAACAGCTTCCACGGCCGTACGCTGGGAGCTGTGCGATTGACCAGACAAGCCCATGTGTATCAGGATTTTCCGCAGCCGGCATTTCCCGTCTATGAGCTGGACGCTGAAGATTCGGAAGGCCTGCGTGCAATATGCCAAAGCGCCAAGCCTGCAGCGGTTTTGATGGAGCCAGTGCTCGGTTCAGGCGGGGTTGTGCCTCTGACGGAGGCGTTTCTGCGTGAGGTGGAAGCCGTTTGCCAGGAAGAAGGCATGCTTTTCGCAATGGACGAGATTCAGACCGGGATGGGACGCACGGGTAAACTGTTTGCCTATCAGCATGCAGGTGTGTCGCCTGATCTGATCTTGTTTGCAAAAGGCGTAGGGGGAGGCTTGCCTCTTGGGGGCGTGATCGCTGGTACAAAGCTGATGAACCAGTTTAAGCCGGGTGATCACGGAACCACCTTTGCCCCATCTCCTTTGTCCGCAGCCCTTGGGAATGCCGTGCTGGATGAATTGCTCGAACCGGGCTTTGCCGCTGGGGTAAACGAGGTGATCGAATACCTGTGGGCAGGACTGGAAGCCTTGCGTGCACGCATGCCAGAGCAGCTGCAGGCTTTGCGAGGAAAGGGCATGATGGTGGGTATTCCGCTGAGCGTCACGCCTGATGAAACGAGCCGTTTGCAAAGTGAATTGCTTGCAGAGGGGATCCTCGTCGATGTCACGCAAAAAACGATCGTTCGATTACTTCCGCCATTGACACTCACGAAGGGCGATGTGGATCGCTTCCTCGAAGTGTTTACCCGTCAGCTGACTGCGGCCATTTCAGCAAAGGAGGCGCTGTAG
- the dapD gene encoding 2,3,4,5-tetrahydropyridine-2,6-dicarboxylate N-acetyltransferase, producing MNMMDANEIISFIQKSEKKTPVKLYVKGNLEGIDFGANAKAFINGNTGVVFGEWKEIEPVLAQNADKIEDYVVESDRRNSAIPLLDTKGIQARIEPGAIIRDQVTIGNNAVIMMGASINIGAVIGEGTMIDMNVVVGGRGTIGKNCHIGAGSVIAGVIEPPSAQPVVVEDDVLIGANAVILEGIRVGKGAVVAAGAVVIEDVPPYTVVAGTPARVIKQIDEKTRSKTEIKQELRQL from the coding sequence GTGAACATGATGGATGCAAATGAAATTATCTCTTTTATTCAAAAAAGCGAAAAGAAAACTCCAGTAAAACTATATGTGAAAGGAAACCTGGAAGGCATCGATTTTGGTGCGAACGCCAAAGCTTTCATCAATGGCAATACAGGCGTCGTGTTTGGCGAATGGAAAGAGATCGAGCCAGTTCTGGCGCAAAACGCTGACAAAATCGAAGACTACGTAGTGGAAAGCGACCGCCGCAACTCCGCCATTCCGCTGCTCGACACCAAAGGAATTCAAGCTCGCATCGAGCCAGGCGCAATCATTCGTGACCAAGTGACCATCGGCAACAACGCGGTGATCATGATGGGTGCTTCCATCAACATCGGTGCGGTCATTGGAGAGGGCACCATGATCGACATGAACGTAGTGGTAGGCGGCCGTGGAACGATCGGGAAGAACTGCCATATCGGCGCTGGTTCTGTGATCGCAGGCGTAATCGAGCCACCATCCGCTCAACCAGTAGTAGTCGAGGATGACGTACTGATCGGTGCGAATGCGGTGATTCTGGAAGGCATTCGCGTAGGAAAAGGTGCGGTAGTCGCTGCGGGTGCTGTCGTCATTGAGGATGTTCCTCCATATACAGTGGTAGCAGGTACTCCTGCTCGCGTCATCAAACAAATCGACGAAAAAACTCGTTCCAAGACCGAGATCAAGCAGGAGCTACGTCAACTCTAA
- a CDS encoding methyltransferase domain-containing protein yields MNQTKQWDASHYDEKMNFVSQYGRGLIDWLQPVSGERILDLGCGTGDLTAQLAESGAHVVGCDFSPDMIDAARSKYPHLSFSIADAHTYRSSEPFDAIFSNAALHWMKQPEQVAETIWLALVPGGRLVAEFGGKGNCGQVIEALRATLAHRGISADERNPWYFPSIGEYASLLERQGFRVVLSSHFDRLTLMPDGDGGLRHWLDSFCSPFFNGLSASEIDEICSDVNERLRPSLYRDGQWYVDYKRIRVIARKEERAARTEAKP; encoded by the coding sequence ATGAATCAAACCAAACAGTGGGACGCGAGCCACTATGACGAAAAAATGAACTTCGTTTCCCAGTATGGCAGAGGATTGATTGACTGGCTACAGCCTGTTTCAGGTGAACGCATATTGGATCTCGGCTGCGGAACCGGCGATCTCACCGCCCAGCTGGCAGAAAGCGGAGCCCATGTCGTCGGCTGTGATTTTTCACCGGACATGATCGATGCCGCGCGAAGCAAATACCCGCATCTGTCATTCTCAATCGCTGATGCCCATACGTACCGTTCGAGCGAGCCCTTTGATGCGATCTTTTCAAATGCCGCCCTGCACTGGATGAAGCAGCCTGAACAAGTGGCGGAAACCATCTGGCTCGCTCTCGTGCCAGGAGGAAGATTGGTCGCTGAATTCGGAGGAAAAGGCAACTGCGGTCAGGTGATCGAAGCTCTGCGTGCCACCTTGGCGCATCGAGGTATTTCCGCTGACGAGCGAAATCCCTGGTACTTCCCCAGCATCGGAGAATACGCGTCCTTATTGGAGCGTCAAGGCTTTCGGGTAGTGCTGTCCTCGCATTTTGACCGCTTGACGCTGATGCCTGACGGTGATGGCGGCCTGCGGCACTGGCTCGATTCTTTTTGCAGTCCCTTTTTCAACGGGTTGTCTGCAAGCGAAATTGACGAAATCTGCTCGGATGTCAATGAACGCCTGCGACCATCCTTGTACCGAGATGGTCAATGGTACGTGGACTACAAGCGTATCCGCGTCATTGCTCGAAAAGAAGAACGGGCTGCCAGAACGGAGGCGAAGCCATGA
- a CDS encoding EcsC family protein → MTRESKESLLLGLKEVVAWEKEQNDLWFWEKLGRLPFVLLDRITPKFVREKLGTAVDEMAAFLENGGTYLVQDEAVYSRIRTKMGQEQVMVAQEAAEVPLTVMNEVAKEMRESRATFATVQGATTGIGGIFTLALDIPLLLGTSLKVLQEMALCYGYRPQEKRERLFVVKCLQFASSDIVGKKAILEELSQFDSPAAQRDVMAQLQGWREVVVTYTENFGWKKLFQMVPIAGILFGAYLNRSTVQDVAEAGMMLYRKRRILERLRQSEEPIEAISSTPQP, encoded by the coding sequence ATGACAAGAGAGTCAAAGGAGTCCTTGCTTCTAGGGTTGAAAGAAGTGGTGGCGTGGGAAAAGGAACAAAATGATTTGTGGTTTTGGGAAAAACTCGGACGACTTCCATTTGTATTGCTGGATCGTATCACACCTAAATTCGTTCGAGAGAAGCTGGGAACTGCCGTGGATGAAATGGCCGCATTTCTAGAAAACGGTGGTACTTACTTGGTGCAAGATGAAGCCGTGTACAGCCGAATCCGCACGAAAATGGGGCAAGAACAAGTCATGGTGGCACAAGAGGCCGCAGAGGTTCCTTTGACCGTCATGAATGAGGTGGCGAAGGAAATGAGAGAATCGAGAGCCACGTTTGCCACGGTCCAGGGAGCTACGACAGGGATCGGAGGGATTTTTACCTTGGCATTGGATATCCCGCTTTTGCTGGGAACCTCGCTGAAGGTATTGCAGGAGATGGCGCTGTGCTATGGGTATCGTCCACAGGAAAAACGGGAGCGTCTCTTTGTGGTGAAGTGCTTGCAGTTTGCATCGTCCGATATCGTGGGGAAAAAAGCGATTTTAGAGGAGCTGTCCCAGTTTGACAGCCCGGCTGCACAGCGGGACGTGATGGCCCAATTGCAGGGCTGGCGCGAAGTCGTGGTGACTTACACTGAAAACTTCGGATGGAAAAAGCTTTTCCAGATGGTCCCGATTGCCGGGATCCTGTTCGGTGCCTACTTAAATCGTTCAACCGTGCAGGATGTCGCCGAAGCCGGCATGATGCTGTACCGCAAACGGCGAATCCTGGAGCGGCTGAGACAATCAGAAGAGCCAATCGAAGCTATTTCGTCCACTCCTCAGCCGTGA
- a CDS encoding ABC transporter ATP-binding protein, translating into MANATGELTVTGVNHSYGTGKIKVPVLFDINLHIHQGEFVALCGSSGSGKSTLLNLLAGLTRPDEGSVMVSGEEISRYNENELCLFRRKRMGFIFQSYNLLPNLTALENVELPLIFAGESVRKRRVRATEILERVGLTGRIDHRPNELSGGQQQRVSIARALVNQPSIILADEPTGNLDSKTEQEILNLMRQMNKENGTTFIIVTHEQEVAEQSDRVIYLQDGRIVQKRTRPA; encoded by the coding sequence ATGGCAAATGCAACAGGAGAGCTGACGGTGACGGGGGTCAACCACAGCTATGGTACAGGAAAAATCAAGGTGCCCGTGCTGTTTGACATCAACCTGCACATTCATCAGGGCGAGTTTGTGGCTCTTTGCGGGTCATCAGGGTCGGGCAAGTCGACTCTGTTGAATCTTCTCGCAGGGTTGACCAGGCCAGACGAAGGCAGTGTGATGGTCAGCGGTGAAGAGATTTCGCGTTATAACGAAAACGAGCTGTGCCTCTTTCGCCGCAAAAGGATGGGATTTATCTTTCAGTCGTACAATTTGTTACCGAATTTGACCGCTTTGGAAAATGTGGAGCTCCCTTTGATTTTCGCTGGAGAAAGCGTGCGCAAGCGGCGAGTCAGGGCGACTGAAATTCTCGAGCGCGTCGGACTTACGGGCCGAATCGACCACAGGCCGAACGAGCTTAGCGGCGGGCAGCAGCAGCGTGTCAGTATCGCGCGGGCTCTGGTCAACCAGCCGAGCATCATTTTGGCGGATGAGCCGACGGGCAATCTGGACAGCAAGACGGAACAAGAGATTCTGAACCTCATGCGGCAAATGAACAAGGAAAATGGAACGACGTTCATCATCGTTACCCATGAGCAAGAGGTAGCTGAGCAATCAGACCGGGTCATTTATTTACAAGACGGAAGAATCGTGCAAAAAAGGACAAGACCAGCGTAG
- a CDS encoding GNAT family N-acetyltransferase translates to MRLHTDALYLRPLQKEDAAELLELRLRNHDFLQPFEPIRPASHFTLEGQQEQIAQAQRDFANQAAFAFGVFLPENDRMIGRVALSNVARGAWQNATLGYFLDKEFNGKGYTTQAVKLVLQFAFTEAQLHRVQAGVMPHNLGSIRVLEKNGFRYEGRSLRYLLINGAWEDHDMYAITAEEWTK, encoded by the coding sequence GTGCGACTACATACGGACGCCCTATACTTGCGCCCTCTGCAAAAGGAAGACGCAGCCGAGCTGCTGGAGCTGAGGCTGCGCAATCACGATTTTTTGCAACCTTTTGAACCGATACGCCCTGCCTCGCACTTCACACTGGAAGGACAGCAGGAGCAGATCGCCCAAGCCCAGCGAGATTTTGCCAATCAAGCCGCTTTTGCATTCGGTGTCTTCCTTCCAGAAAACGACCGGATGATCGGGAGAGTCGCGCTATCCAATGTGGCCCGTGGTGCTTGGCAGAATGCTACCTTGGGATATTTCCTCGACAAGGAGTTCAATGGAAAGGGATATACGACGCAGGCGGTCAAGCTCGTCTTGCAGTTCGCGTTTACGGAAGCGCAGCTCCATCGGGTGCAGGCAGGAGTCATGCCGCATAACCTCGGCTCCATCCGCGTGCTGGAAAAGAACGGCTTCCGCTACGAAGGGCGATCCCTGCGTTACCTCCTCATAAACGGGGCATGGGAAGACCACGACATGTACGCCATCACGGCTGAGGAGTGGACGAAATAG
- a CDS encoding glycoside hydrolase family 73 protein: METQVFIELMAGSARQTYLTHHIFPSITIAQAILESGWGKKVPVDPATGRSSYNLFGIKGTGPAGSVSVESKEVENGQTVSRTSHFKAYYNYQQSIDDHADFLLKPNYKKVITAATPQEAAHALEKAGYATDPQYAEKLTALIKNYNLSQYDQFSTEEPIVYPPWKLDLGTRALKEGLLTSPEWLSKLDEPMPVWAVLAVALRLLDKQRQMP; the protein is encoded by the coding sequence ATGGAGACTCAAGTGTTTATCGAGCTGATGGCTGGCTCGGCCAGACAAACCTATTTGACTCATCACATTTTCCCCTCGATTACCATCGCCCAGGCCATCCTGGAGTCAGGCTGGGGAAAGAAAGTACCGGTCGACCCGGCTACAGGGCGTTCCTCTTACAATTTATTTGGCATCAAAGGAACAGGGCCTGCTGGGTCTGTCAGCGTCGAAAGCAAGGAAGTGGAGAACGGCCAGACTGTTTCGCGCACCTCCCACTTCAAGGCGTATTACAATTACCAGCAGTCCATTGACGATCATGCCGACTTTTTGCTCAAGCCAAATTATAAAAAAGTGATCACAGCCGCCACCCCACAAGAGGCTGCCCATGCTTTGGAAAAGGCGGGCTATGCGACCGACCCGCAATATGCGGAAAAACTGACAGCGTTAATCAAAAATTACAATCTGAGTCAATACGATCAATTTTCTACGGAGGAGCCCATCGTCTATCCCCCATGGAAGCTCGATTTAGGAACACGCGCCTTAAAAGAAGGACTGCTCACGTCTCCTGAGTGGCTCAGCAAGCTGGATGAACCTATGCCGGTTTGGGCCGTCCTCGCCGTTGCCCTGCGCTTGCTCGACAAGCAGCGGCAAATGCCGTAA
- a CDS encoding ABC transporter permease, which yields MKVLDSFRIVWRNLWRMKLRTALTSVGVMIGTAAIVAMIALSLGLKENAVKSLENFGNLTEMDVEPMYYIPEEDRVIPDDERKKLNMEAVQELKKIPGIAAVMPVKRLQEQAKLKVGRREGYVELIGVDVNESAAYRKNEIDKGSYLSGSPQEIVIASDVPREMRDVEKEKREARRSNVDARGRGQAPMPPPDMGGGAPAPLNLVDKAATIVLSREYRVDDEPKYEKKELRVRVVGQLQKSENHRYSTAVYVPISVVKELNEWVNRSRGDEASDGSGRRTREQAKQDRFEFDQMTVKVESREQVESVVKALKEKGYEVWSPARELETINKFFFVIQIVLGGIAAISLLVATIGIVNTMIMSILERTKEIGIMKVIGATVFNIRWLFLMESGFIGLIGGLTGLGLAWGAVELVNYFGSAGGLMDSLNMGYGRGGEGEAAAKLAVIPSWLALFAIGFSFVIGLLAGIFPAIRASRLSALQAIRSE from the coding sequence GTGAAAGTATTGGATTCTTTTCGCATTGTATGGCGAAATCTTTGGCGGATGAAACTGCGCACGGCGCTTACATCAGTCGGGGTCATGATCGGGACGGCTGCGATTGTCGCCATGATCGCACTCAGTCTTGGATTGAAGGAAAACGCAGTGAAGAGTCTGGAGAACTTCGGGAATTTGACGGAGATGGATGTAGAGCCCATGTACTACATTCCCGAGGAAGATCGTGTGATTCCGGACGACGAGCGGAAAAAGCTGAACATGGAGGCTGTTCAGGAGCTGAAGAAAATACCCGGCATCGCTGCAGTCATGCCCGTCAAACGGCTCCAGGAGCAAGCAAAGCTGAAGGTGGGCAGAAGGGAAGGGTACGTGGAGCTGATCGGCGTTGATGTCAATGAATCGGCTGCCTATCGTAAAAATGAAATCGACAAAGGGAGCTACCTTTCCGGCTCTCCGCAAGAAATCGTCATCGCGTCTGATGTTCCGCGGGAAATGCGCGACGTCGAGAAAGAGAAGAGAGAAGCGCGCCGAAGCAACGTCGATGCGAGAGGCAGGGGCCAAGCTCCCATGCCGCCCCCTGACATGGGAGGCGGAGCCCCAGCACCGCTGAATCTGGTGGATAAGGCAGCGACGATCGTTTTGAGCAGGGAGTACCGCGTCGACGACGAACCGAAGTATGAAAAGAAGGAACTGCGCGTCCGAGTTGTCGGTCAGCTGCAGAAATCGGAAAACCATCGTTATTCTACGGCGGTCTATGTGCCGATCAGTGTCGTGAAGGAGCTGAACGAGTGGGTCAACCGGAGCAGAGGAGACGAAGCATCCGATGGCTCCGGGCGACGCACACGCGAGCAAGCCAAACAGGACCGCTTTGAATTCGACCAAATGACGGTCAAAGTCGAGTCGCGCGAACAAGTGGAGAGCGTGGTGAAAGCTCTCAAAGAAAAGGGCTATGAAGTCTGGTCCCCCGCCCGTGAGCTGGAAACGATCAACAAATTCTTCTTCGTCATCCAGATCGTACTGGGCGGAATCGCCGCAATCTCCCTGCTGGTCGCAACGATCGGAATCGTCAACACGATGATCATGTCCATTTTAGAGCGGACAAAGGAAATCGGCATCATGAAAGTAATTGGAGCGACCGTGTTTAATATACGCTGGCTGTTTTTAATGGAATCCGGCTTTATTGGGCTCATCGGTGGATTAACCGGGCTTGGACTCGCCTGGGGAGCAGTCGAGCTTGTGAACTACTTCGGTTCAGCGGGCGGACTCATGGACAGCTTGAATATGGGATATGGACGAGGAGGAGAAGGGGAGGCGGCAGCGAAGCTCGCGGTCATTCCTAGCTGGCTGGCGTTGTTTGCCATCGGGTTCTCCTTTGTCATCGGTTTATTGGCAGGCATTTTCCCTGCGATTCGAGCTTCGCGCTTGAGTGCCCTGCAGGCGATCCGATCTGAATAA
- a CDS encoding DUF1885 family protein, whose protein sequence is MKLQSAYIYFVEGSTATKADIEDVKAKFSRYIDMTTKTGQQLGWSYADAAFPYTLEEREEGKGSWFLLKGKDPNMYKAIIVGVGSAESNGQEKHYIQLSLPESATHGDKNKANEYCRYLARDYKAELHLFNKRIQYFQPRKP, encoded by the coding sequence GTGAAACTTCAATCAGCCTACATTTATTTCGTAGAAGGCTCTACTGCCACCAAAGCAGACATTGAAGACGTGAAGGCAAAGTTTTCCCGATATATCGACATGACGACCAAGACCGGCCAACAGCTTGGTTGGTCGTACGCAGATGCAGCCTTTCCATACACGCTGGAGGAACGGGAGGAAGGCAAAGGCTCCTGGTTCCTGCTCAAAGGAAAAGACCCGAATATGTACAAGGCCATCATCGTCGGTGTCGGCTCCGCCGAATCGAATGGACAAGAAAAGCACTACATTCAACTGTCGTTACCAGAATCCGCTACGCATGGCGATAAAAACAAAGCAAATGAGTACTGCCGCTATCTGGCCCGTGATTACAAGGCGGAGCTTCACTTATTCAACAAGAGAATTCAGTATTTTCAGCCTCGAAAGCCATAA
- a CDS encoding DUF4912 domain-containing protein yields METNPPRSSTDVEGPSIRIAWQDDHSIRAEWNMTKEFKQEVEKKFAIPFAELPFVLRLFDVTDRKEIRDDGTDLYTDFDINHRSSEWILYGVTQGLEYCVDLGIRMVDGRFFSLSRSQMI; encoded by the coding sequence ATGGAGACAAATCCCCCGCGATCATCCACAGACGTAGAAGGCCCGAGTATACGCATCGCCTGGCAGGATGATCATTCTATCCGGGCAGAGTGGAACATGACAAAGGAGTTCAAGCAGGAAGTGGAGAAGAAGTTTGCGATCCCTTTTGCTGAGCTGCCTTTTGTCCTACGCCTTTTCGATGTGACTGACCGCAAAGAGATCCGCGATGATGGCACAGACCTTTACACTGATTTTGATATCAACCACCGTTCATCCGAGTGGATTCTTTACGGAGTTACGCAAGGATTGGAATATTGTGTTGATTTAGGCATTCGAATGGTGGATGGAAGGTTCTTTTCGCTATCGAGATCTCAAATGATTTGA
- a CDS encoding efflux RND transporter periplasmic adaptor subunit — MNKKKWIILATAVVVLGGGGYYGYSTWKAKNVAVEEQPAEQPSFPTAAVDVGEVKKTIFSSGSVEAKAREEVKPEISGKVERLLVKEGQTVKKGDILFTVDSTDAQLEMQKQELGILRAQKELDELKNKKDRILADKTGKVKEVLVKEGDTVTPDSVVAKLTNTDYLKITGKFSAYEAERFRVGQNVKVFITASLYYVDGTITKIDLVGQKEKGVGGVHNVEVQVKKPGALYVGDMGEVQFTDAKGVLYASQMATPFELPDEMELLAGTHGKIGKVDVEKDDEVKAGQQLFKMDMTASDLELREKELALKESLLTMEQKKREIAKKQVEAPISGVITKLNVKEGETPNGGEPAVVIMDTTSVYFMAAVDEIDIPAIKLGQSVDVYVTAFGNRPFKGKVIEIPKEGTKEDKAVRFAVKVELSETSEMKHGMTGDCDIYVEQKDNVKRLPLNAVEVMEEGKGTVMVKDPGTGEPTPKQVEIGVEGTEFIEIKGGLDEGAEVLVTNA; from the coding sequence ATGAACAAGAAAAAGTGGATCATTCTAGCGACAGCTGTGGTCGTTTTGGGAGGGGGAGGCTATTACGGCTATTCGACCTGGAAAGCAAAGAACGTCGCAGTCGAAGAGCAGCCAGCCGAACAGCCATCCTTTCCGACGGCAGCTGTCGATGTGGGCGAAGTAAAAAAGACGATCTTTTCCTCCGGCTCCGTCGAGGCAAAAGCCAGGGAAGAAGTAAAGCCGGAAATCAGCGGCAAGGTAGAGCGGCTGCTCGTGAAGGAAGGGCAAACGGTGAAAAAGGGAGACATACTTTTTACCGTCGACAGTACGGACGCCCAGCTGGAAATGCAGAAGCAGGAGCTCGGTATCCTGCGCGCCCAAAAAGAACTGGATGAGCTGAAGAACAAGAAGGATCGGATCCTGGCTGACAAAACGGGGAAGGTCAAGGAAGTGCTCGTCAAGGAAGGGGATACGGTCACACCGGATTCCGTCGTGGCGAAGCTGACCAATACGGACTATTTGAAAATTACGGGCAAGTTTAGCGCTTATGAAGCAGAGCGGTTCCGCGTCGGGCAAAACGTGAAGGTTTTCATTACGGCTTCTCTCTACTACGTAGACGGCACCATTACGAAGATCGACCTGGTCGGTCAAAAGGAAAAAGGGGTCGGAGGCGTGCACAATGTCGAAGTGCAAGTGAAAAAGCCCGGCGCACTCTACGTAGGAGACATGGGGGAAGTGCAGTTTACGGATGCCAAGGGCGTGCTGTACGCGAGTCAGATGGCCACTCCGTTTGAGCTGCCGGACGAGATGGAGCTGCTGGCGGGAACCCACGGGAAGATCGGCAAAGTAGACGTCGAGAAAGACGACGAAGTCAAAGCAGGACAGCAGCTGTTTAAAATGGATATGACCGCATCGGATTTGGAGCTGCGGGAAAAAGAACTGGCTTTGAAAGAATCGCTCTTAACCATGGAGCAAAAGAAGCGTGAAATCGCGAAAAAGCAGGTAGAAGCACCGATCAGCGGCGTTATCACCAAGCTGAATGTAAAAGAAGGAGAAACGCCGAATGGAGGAGAACCGGCAGTCGTCATCATGGACACAACTTCAGTGTACTTCATGGCGGCGGTAGACGAAATCGATATTCCGGCTATCAAGCTGGGACAGAGTGTGGATGTCTACGTGACTGCTTTTGGGAACCGCCCCTTCAAAGGAAAGGTTATCGAGATTCCCAAGGAAGGGACGAAAGAGGACAAGGCCGTTCGCTTTGCCGTGAAGGTGGAGCTGAGTGAGACCTCCGAAATGAAGCACGGGATGACGGGCGACTGCGATATTTACGTGGAGCAAAAGGACAACGTCAAGCGACTCCCGCTGAATGCCGTCGAGGTTATGGAAGAAGGCAAGGGTACCGTCATGGTCAAAGACCCTGGAACAGGCGAGCCGACGCCCAAACAGGTGGAGATCGGAGTAGAGGGTACGGAGTTCATCGAAATCAAAGGCGGTTTGGACGAAGGCGCTGAAGTTCTGGTGACCAACGCCTAG